The following is a genomic window from Nicotiana tabacum cultivar K326 chromosome 3, ASM71507v2, whole genome shotgun sequence.
gcttaataaaatgtatagattgcggggccctcataaaatgtttaattaaaattaattagactttgggatgagccgtttagcaaaattccacggccttacccagaaataataacacgctaattgctttaggcgcgcattttaataagcttactttcttaaattcgggtgtgcatttcatgctacccaaatccaaatcccaaaacattgaataaaaatacgttccggatcgcgggtgcattttatgtgacgcaatccaaagacatgtttttaaacgatgttcacattttttaaaaaaatataatgataaaagcggtaaaaagataaaatttgcacatgagctcataattgtataaaaatcagatatttaagccaaatatgacagttgagcgaccgtgctagaaccaggaactcgggaatgcctaacaccttctcccgggttaacagaattccttacccggatttctggtgcgcagactgtaatacagagtcattcttttcctcgattcgggattaaaattggtgacttgggacaccctaaatctcccaagtggcgactctgaaataaataaacaaatcccgtttcgattgtcctttaattggaaaaaactcccttgtaccctagcgggggcggaaaaaggaggtgtgacaagtacaaggttacaacatggtTCATTACCTTGTGAAATGGGAAGGAGAACCGCTTCATAGGGCATCATGGCTAATGGACAAAGATCTCCAGCGACGCCAAGGCGAGGTGCGCGCATATGTGTCGATGCTTTGTGCTGAGAGCGACACAAAATTGGGTGGGGGACAGTGTCATGACCCGCCACACCATCATGCCACATAAGTGCCACTTGACATATATTTTTGCTATATGGAAGGGTTACATAAGTTAGGGAAAAGATCTTGGTGAAATATTCTAGAACTATGGAGAATTTCTTTAGAAAAGTTCTAGATATTTATACATTTGTAGGAAAATTCTAGAGAAATATAGAGGTTTCCTTAGGAAGACCTAGAACCCTATAGAATTGTTAGGAAAGTCTTTAGAAGAATCTAGGTGtgtagaatattctagagaaTGAACTTAGTTGTAAATATGAAAGAACTTGtagaataattattatttacatattagcccctaggtgattagtataaatagggggcattcatttgtaattcatcaaccaagcaaacaattcaagttctctctaatacaaaattttctttaacaattctcttgtgttctttcttccattctcttagcgatcttgagtgtagtaagggtgacttgacatagcaagaacgcgagcaagttgtgcaagattaTGAGTGAGTTATCAAGTGTCTTTTAGAAAATCAAACACATTTGTTTGGGTTGGGTTTTATGATGACACTATCAATTTATGTGTACCATTATTTTTAagattataattttatattttaaggcgtcttaaatattttttgggtTGCCCGATTTAGAATAATTCAATACTGTAAAaaaaggagggggggggggggggaagaaggaaaaaaaaaagaaaaaagaaaagccaAGGCATCTTAAGACGTGTTCCTAGAGGCGCCCAATCCCACGCCGCATGAGGAACCAGGCGCCAACAAAGACCTAACAACATTTCTGTTTCCAAATctcattttacagccaaaaaacaaatataaaataaaactcttTAAGAAGTTGTATTCGTAGGAGGAGCATTATATTGACCAATTTGGTCGGTGCTTTTCCTCCAAGAAACTTCTCCAATTAGAATATTCGTTGCAAAGAATTACTTATTCAGAGTCCCATTTTCAAATTTATTTGGCAATTTTGTTGCTGTCCTCCTGAAAAAATAATGAGTCGCTGTTTTACATGTTAGCCGAGTTAGGGTTTTGAGCAGTTATTTTAATTTCGGGGACCCTAAAATGGAGGTTGCTGGATCTAGAAGGAAGTCTTTTGACCAAACCGAGATTAACTGGGACAAGTAAAGCTTCCTTTCATTTCTTCGATTTATTTTGTCTTAATATACGACTCCTCAATtttgtttttgtcattttaatGTTTTTTTCCCATCCGTATGATTGAATGATTATTATGTGTTTAATTATAGGAAATGATTATCGGTCTTGCAGATTGCAATTAATAACGTGTCGAATTATGGAAATTAATAACTAGTTTTTTAAGTAATTAGCAGAAATCTATTTGCAATTCTCTTATTCACTGTGAATTAAACATGAAAACCAAGGGTTGCTAGTTGGGACTCATAATATTCTGGAGGTTGaaatttatttgagaaaatgtaATTAGGTAAATTATTCAGGATTTTGACACTGAGACTTGTTATTTGTGGTTAAAAAAAGTATATGTCTCTAAATAATTGTCCTGCAAAACCAAAGGGAGACTATTGTACTCTGTCCCCCCTCCAATCCTGTGTATAATAGTGATTGGGGTTCAAAATTGAACAGTAGGAAGGCTTAAACTGTATATTTATCACCGGAATAAATGTGGTGGGTAGTATTACTATATTATATTTCTTAGTTTGCACATTTAGTAGACAAAAGGTTGTAGATTGCCCCCAGTCTTAGTTCAAGTGGCAAAGGTTGAGGGACTTGTGACTTAGGTCATAGGTTCGAGCCTTGTGTCATGTGAGCTAAGCTTGGTattttaagtggagaagggtacaGGGTGGGTCTATTATCCCCGAGTTCCGGAGGCTCCGGTTGGTCCTATGGGTTGCGGCAGACCGATTACTCTGTCATCTTAAAAAACAAGTTGTTCTAGATTAGCTCATTTTCTGAGATTTTGGAAAAATCATTAGAATGTAGGATCTTCAGCTTCTCTCTCTGGTGGATTTCAGGCCTTCAAAGTTATGTATTctaataacttagtttaagtttCTCTATCTTATAGGATAACTGTTTAAGGTCATGCAGGATACGTTTGCATTGCTCTTAATCTTTTAAGGATGTACTGTCCGGTAGGGATAATTTCTTTGCTTTTATGCAGgctttctccttttatttttaagctttctttttttcttttggactTCTCTTCATATCTTCCACCTCTTCTGCAGGCTTGATAAGAGTAAGTTCTATGTTGTGGGAGCTGGGATATTTACAGGGCTTACTGTTGCGCTCTACCCCATTTCCGTTATCAAGACTAGAATGCAAGTTGCAACCAATACTGCTGCGAAAGACAATGCATTTTCTGTTGTCAGGGGCATATTGCGAAACGATGGTGTTCCTGGTTTATATAGAGGTTTTGGAACGGTCATTACTGGGGCGATTCCCGCCAGGATTATATTTCTCACAGCACTAGAGACCACTAAGGTGGCTGCCTTTAAGATGGTTGAACCATTCAAACTATCAGAACCTATACAGGCAGCTATAGCAAATGGCGTTGCTGGCATGCTGGCGTCTCTCTGTTCACAATCTGTCTTTGTTCCAATTGACATAGTATGGCCTTTATCTCTACATTCTCTTTTCATAATAGAGGCTTAATGACTTGGACTAGTGGATTGTAAATCTGACGTAATTTATTCTCTAAAAATCCACGTGTAGCTAGATTAAATATCTGATTTCATCTGAAGAATGTTTTCTTAAATTATCAGATTGCTCTTCATTCTTTTTGTCATTTACTAGAATTTGCATTAGAATATTAACTACATTTGGCTGAATTGAGCATAGCAAAGTAATTTACAAATAAGTCGTGTTTCTGACATTTATGGTCTtccttattttgttgttattgccCTGCTTTCTACTCCAGTCAGTCACAATTTTGTGGATGAGTTTTTTCAAGTTTCGAAAACTAATGTCATGAAATCGGATGGAAATAGGTTAGTCAAAGGTTAATGGTGCAAGGATACTCAGGCCACGCAAGCTACAATGGTGGCTTGGATGTTGCTCGCAAGGTTCTGAAGTCAGAAGGTGTTCGTGGACTATACAGAGGGTTTGGTCTATCTGTTATAACATATTCCCCATCCAGTGCTGTATGGTGGGCAAGTTATGGCTCGAGCCAGCGTTTCATATGGAGGTGAGACATGACAATGCCGATCTTCCAAAATTCTTTAAGAGTGGACTTTCCCTTTTCTACTGTTCGCGTTCCTGCTATACCTTTGTATTGGGTTGCATCGCCAAGTATTGTTGTTCTATAGATTTCTGTTGGGTAACTTTTTGTGGCTTATCAATTGCTTTTGGTATCTATCAGCAGGCTCTTGGATAATGGAACTGAGCATGGTGGGCCTGCTCCCGGCCAGGGGAAAATAGTGGCAGTTCAAGCTGCTGGTGGGATCATTGCAGGTGCTACTGCATCTTGCATAACAACTCCATTGGACACCATTAAAACTCGATTGCAGGTATTACCTCTGTTTTCTGTTATGAACTATTTCTTCAAAACGGTGACTGATTTTTCTacacttttcaaaattttccgtACTGTTTACCCTTGATTAGTTTTTGTGTTAAGTATTTGCAAGTGTTAAGCTTTCGCAAGAGGCATTGTAGTACCTTTAGATGAGTTAGGACTTAGGTGTTCGTTTTGTTTCCTACAGATTGCTGTGCACAATTTTGCATTAATAGCTGCTTCCTTCATTTGCATAGAAATTGTGGatattctcttttctctctctcggtcttttttccttttttctttttcattgtgaTGATGTATGATTTTATTAGAAAAAACAGTATCAAGCTGATACTGTGATAGTACAAAGATAATGCTGGTTATAAAACACTAGAAAGCTAAGTTATCAAGCATGTCCAGCATGTTTTGAAGATCCAATACAACACTCCCATCTCTTCAGTAGTACAAGTAGCGTAAACATTTATATTTCACAGACTGCACCTCCTCCTTTTTGCCTTCAAAACAcctcttatttctttctttccatATTGTCCAGGCTATGCATCTCTTTTCCCTTTGGTCTCATCCTTTGGTGGTTGGACACATAAATGAGAGTGTTGAGAAGCAATTCCTTTTAAAGCTCTAGCCACACTATTTTGTGCTCTTGCATTGTCCTGTAATTAGTCTCAGTTTTGGAGTCTTGTTATTTAAGGATCTTGTTGTTCATGCACTACAGGTGATGGGACACGACACGAGACCTACTGCACGTCAAGTAGTGAAGCAGTTGATTGCCGAGGATGGTTGGACAGGATTTTATAGGGGATTAGGTCCAAGATTTGTCAGCATGTCAGCATGGGGAACCTCCATGATACTTGCCTATGAATATCTCAGTATGATCTtaacctcttcttctttttcctttaatttttacTACCTCGTGAGCAATAAATCACAATTTGTTTGGAAGTTTAAGTGTGATTTATAAACCTAATGTGTTGCTACTATGGATGTGTCCAATTGAATCAGAGTGGTAGGTGTTGTACTTGATTTTTGCGAGTTTATATGGGACCTTCTATTCACAACATTCTGATTTTGTGATTGATCTTGATGCCTTTAAAGGACAGTTGTGACCTGAAAATACTTGTTATCATTCACTATTACAATAAATTTATCTATGAAATTTGGCCTCCCACTGACTTGATGTGTGCTTTGCTGTTCTTTATGTTTTATTATCAGTTTTATTGATGCTCCAGTTACTGTGCCCAATCTGTTTTACCTCTTGATCAAAAAAACTGTGCCTAATCTGTTTACATATAGATTTTGTGGCCTATTAGCTCTGATTAGTATAAAGAGTTTGCATGTCTGCTCGGCTGCTCCATCATGCTTCCCTTGAAACAAGCCTTTTTATCTGGATCAGATGTTCACTAATATGTCCTTTGTAGCTTAGTGGGCAAACAAAAATATCCAGTTCGCACTCTAGTTGTGACAAATGCATATTCATAAAAGAGAGAAGATCTGTTGCTCTAATTCTTGATTCTAGGCAAAAAATAACACCCAATTGGTTCTCCATTTTTGACGATATCATTGCCaattaaaaaagagaaaagcCTTGTTAAAATACTCGAGTGTCACATTTGTATCCTAATATTTGATAAGCtactgctattttttttttaacatgAAGATATGAAACGTGCATCTTGTTCAATAAATTTTCCTGAAACATGATTTTTTTTTGGCAGAACGCTTGTGTGCAGTAAATGAATAGGTTGATAGAGCTAGCTGCCAGATGACTCTTCATGCGGTAGGGTTTTTCTTATATTACTGCCATACAATTTTGGAGCTGGAGATATCAAGACCGTGCTAGCTCTCCTGATTAGTTGTCCGTATAGATGACAGTGATACATAAGCTGACTTGGAATCCAAG
Proteins encoded in this region:
- the LOC107813499 gene encoding uncharacterized protein LOC107813499 isoform X1 is translated as MEVAGSRRKSFDQTEINWDKLDKSKFYVVGAGIFTGLTVALYPISVIKTRMQVATNTAAKDNAFSVVRGILRNDGVPGLYRGFGTVITGAIPARIIFLTALETTKVAAFKMVEPFKLSEPIQAAIANGVAGMLASLCSQSVFVPIDIVSQRLMVQGYSGHASYNGGLDVARKVLKSEGVRGLYRGFGLSVITYSPSSAVWWASYGSSQRFIWSRLLDNGTEHGGPAPGQGKIVAVQAAGGIIAGATASCITTPLDTIKTRLQVMGHDTRPTARQVVKQLIAEDGWTGFYRGLGPRFVSMSAWGTSMILAYEYLKRLCAVNE
- the LOC107813499 gene encoding uncharacterized protein LOC107813499 isoform X2, whose product is MEVAGSRRKSFDQTEINWDKLDKSKFYVVGAGIFTGLTVALYPISVIKTRMQVATNTAAKDNAFSVVRGILRNDGVPGLYRGFGTVITGAIPARIIFLTALETTKVAAFKMVEPFKLSEPIQAAIANGVAGMLASLCSQSVFVPIDIVSQRLMVQGYSGHASYNGGLDVARKVLKSEGVRGLYRGFGLSVITYSPSSAVWWASYGSSQRFIWRLLDNGTEHGGPAPGQGKIVAVQAAGGIIAGATASCITTPLDTIKTRLQVMGHDTRPTARQVVKQLIAEDGWTGFYRGLGPRFVSMSAWGTSMILAYEYLKRLCAVNE